The genomic segment GAAGCATTGCGCAGGATGTGCACGTTGACCTGCCAGGACGAGAGGCCCCGGCTGCGCAGCGTCCGCACGAAATCCTGCTTGTTGACCGCGATGACTTCATTGCGCAACTGCTCGGCCACTACCACGATTGCGCCCAGCGCCAGCGAAACGGCGGGCAGGGTGATCGAGCGCAGCCAGCCACCAAGCGACTGGTTGGGCGTGACGTATCCCACGGCCGGAAACCACTTGAGCTGGATGGCAAACCAGACCACGAGCACGAGGCTCACCCAGAAACCGGGCAATGCGAACAGTACGACCGAGATTGCCTTGATGGCGCGATCGAAGGCGCTGTTGGGATGCAACCCGGCGACCATGCCGAAAATTGTCCCGACGAGCGCGGTGATGATCGTGGCGAAGGTCACGACCGAAAGCGTCACCGGCAGCTTGATGGCGATGAGCTTGCCAACCGGCTGGAAATTGCGCCACGAAACGCCGAAGTCGCCGACGATCGCATGTCGCGCCCAATCCCAGAATTGCTCTACCAGCGGTCGGTCTAGCCCGAGCTTGAGCGCCAGGGCCTCGCGCTGCGCGGGCGTGGCCGTGGTGCCCAGCAGGCTCACGGTCGGGTCACTGATGGCGGCGTGCGCCAGGAAGAAAGTCCCGACCGACACCGCCACGAGCAGTATCAGACCGGCCGCCAGTCGTTTGGCGATAAACGCAATCATGGCTCGAACGCCTTATGCCAGAGGTCGTGCCGGGGGCAGGGATGCTGCCCCCGGGGATTTCGTCTAGTTCGGCTGGATGAACCGCAGGGTCGGGAACATCATGCCCGTTACCGGGGTCACGGCAATATCGGGCGTCGAGAAGTAGGTGTTGTTGGCCTGGTACCAGACCGACCACCAAGCCATCTCGGTCAGAGCCTTGTTGGCTGCCGCGATCTTGGCGATCTGGTCGTCTCCCACCGCAGACTGAGCTGCCTCGACGAGCGACTTGAGCTCGGGCACCGTGGCGTACTGGGGCGTGGGGTTGTACCACTGCACCGTCTCGACCTGCCGCGCGAGCGTGGCTGCCGGGTCGTTGTCCATTGCGATCAGCGTGATGAACATCGGGTACTTGGGCGCATTGATCTGGTAGT from the Youhaiella tibetensis genome contains:
- a CDS encoding ABC transporter permease, which encodes MIAFIAKRLAAGLILLVAVSVGTFFLAHAAISDPTVSLLGTTATPAQREALALKLGLDRPLVEQFWDWARHAIVGDFGVSWRNFQPVGKLIAIKLPVTLSVVTFATIITALVGTIFGMVAGLHPNSAFDRAIKAISVVLFALPGFWVSLVLVVWFAIQLKWFPAVGYVTPNQSLGGWLRSITLPAVSLALGAIVVVAEQLRNEVIAVNKQDFVRTLRSRGLSSWQVNVHILRNASPAALTVLAVMFVSLLSGAIVVEAIFSLPGIGQLTNSSSQIGDIPVLLGITVVSVVFVVIVNFLLDIALGWINPKVRVK